Proteins encoded in a region of the Orcinus orca chromosome 8, mOrcOrc1.1, whole genome shotgun sequence genome:
- the LOC101272784 gene encoding mas-related G-protein coupled receptor member F — protein MAGNCSWETHPTNRNKMCPGVSEAPELYGRGFLTIAQITMLPPPAVMNYIFLLLCLCGLVGNGLVLWFFGFSIKRSPFSIYFLHLASADVGYLFSKAVFSILNTGGFLGSFADYVRAVSRILGLCMFVTSVSLLPAVSSERCLSVIFPSWYWRRRPKRLSAVVCSLLWSLSLLVTSIHSYFCVFLGRQASGPGCGHVDTFLGILLFLVFCPLMVLPCLALVLHVECRARRRQRSAKLNHVILAMVSVFLVSSIYLGIDWFLFWVFQIPAPFPEYVTDLCICINSSAKPVVYFLAGRDKSQRLWEPLRVVFQRALRDGAEPGEAGGSTPNTVTMEMQCASGNAS, from the exons ATGGCTGGAAACTGCTCCTGGGAGACCCATCCCACCAACAGGAACAAG ATGTGTCCGGGAGTGAGCGAGGCCCCGGAGCTCTACGGCCGCGGCTTCCTGACCATCGCGCAGATCACCATGCTGCCACCGCCAGCCGTCATGAACTACATCTTCCTGCTTCTCTGTCTGTGCGGCCTGGTGGGCAACGGGCTGGTCCTCTGGTTTTTCGGCTTCTCCATCAAAAGGAGCCCCTTCTCCATCTACTTTCTGCACTTGGCCAGCGCGGACGTCGGCTACCTCTTTAGCAAGGCCGTGTTCTCCATCCTGAACACGGGGGGCTTCCTGGGCTCATTTGCCGACTACGTCCGCGCGGTGTCCCGGATCCTGGGGCTCTGCATGTTTGTCACCAGCGTGAGCCTCCTGCCAGCCGTCAGCTCAGAGCGCTGCCTGTCGGTCATCTTTCCCTCCTGGTACTGGCGCCGTCGGCCCAAGCGCCTGTCGGCTGTGGTGTGCTCACTCCTCTGGAGCCTGTCGCTCCTGGTCACCAGCATCCACAGCTACTTCTGCGTGTTCCTGGGCCGCCAGGCGTCTGGGCCGGGCTGCGGGCACGTGGACACCTTCCTGGGCATCCTGCTGTTCCTGGTCTTCTGTCCGCTCATGGTGCTGCCCTGTCTGGCGCTCGTCCTGCACGTGGAGTGCCGGGCCCGGCGGCGCCAGCGCTCGGCCAAGCTCAACCACGTCATCCTGGCCATGGTCTCGGTTTTCCTCGTGTCCTCCATCTACTTAGGGATCGACTGGTTCCTCTTCTGGGTCTTCCAGATCCCGGCCCCCTTCCCCGAGTACGTCACCGACCTGTGTATCTGCATCAACAGCAGCGCCAAGCCTGTCGTCTACTTCCTGGCCGGCAGGGACAAGTCACAGCGGCTGTGGGAGCCCCTCAGGGTGGTCTTCCAGCGGGCCCTGCGAGACGGGGCCGAgccgggggaggcggggggcagcaCGCCCAACACGGTCACCATGGAGATGCAGTGCGCCTCGGGGAATGCCTCGTGA